Proteins from one Thermobifida alba genomic window:
- a CDS encoding helix-turn-helix transcriptional regulator: MRASRLLSLLLLLQNRGRLTAAQLAAELEVSERTVYRDVESLSAAGIPVYAERGAGGGYRLVDGYRTRLTGLSGGEADSVFLATVPQAAAELGLGAEMAAAHRKILAALPEGVRERAQRVRDRFHLDAPAWFREPDRVPHLAAIASAVWEQRVVEVRYRRWRSEPVDRVLAPLGVVLKSGLWYFVALPYPAAPGCEPRTFRAARVDGLTDTGERFARPDGFDLAAYWERWSREFEASRYTGTARVLLTPRGRDLLRVVLPPVLHGALEAAEPQPDGRLCAHVPFESVEQAVAQFIQCGPDAEVVEPVELREGVLAQARATVRRYAD; encoded by the coding sequence ATGCGCGCCAGTCGCCTGCTCTCCCTGCTCCTGCTGCTGCAGAACCGCGGCCGGTTGACGGCCGCCCAGCTCGCCGCCGAACTGGAGGTCTCCGAACGCACCGTCTACCGTGACGTGGAGTCGCTCAGCGCCGCGGGCATCCCCGTCTACGCCGAGCGCGGGGCGGGCGGCGGCTATCGGCTGGTGGACGGCTACCGCACCCGGCTCACCGGGCTCAGCGGCGGCGAGGCCGACTCGGTGTTCCTGGCCACGGTGCCGCAGGCCGCCGCGGAGCTGGGGCTGGGCGCGGAGATGGCCGCCGCCCACCGCAAGATCCTGGCGGCCCTGCCCGAGGGGGTGCGGGAACGCGCCCAGCGGGTCCGGGACCGGTTCCACCTGGACGCGCCCGCCTGGTTCCGCGAGCCCGACCGGGTCCCGCACCTGGCCGCGATCGCCTCGGCGGTGTGGGAGCAGCGCGTCGTCGAGGTCCGCTACCGCAGGTGGCGCTCCGAACCGGTGGACCGGGTCCTCGCTCCGCTGGGCGTGGTCCTCAAGAGCGGGCTGTGGTACTTCGTGGCCCTGCCGTATCCCGCCGCCCCCGGGTGCGAGCCCCGCACTTTCCGCGCCGCGCGGGTGGACGGGCTCACCGACACCGGGGAGCGCTTCGCCCGTCCCGACGGTTTCGACCTGGCCGCCTACTGGGAGCGGTGGTCCCGCGAGTTCGAGGCGAGCCGCTACACGGGTACCGCGCGGGTGCTGCTCACTCCCAGGGGCCGGGACCTGCTGCGTGTCGTGCTGCCGCCGGTGCTGCACGGGGCGTTGGAGGCGGCCGAGCCGCAGCCCGACGGCCGGCTGTGCGCGCACGTCCCGTTCGAGTCCGTGGAGCAGGCCGTGGCGCAGTTCATCCAGTGCGGCCCCGACGCCGAGGTGGTGGAGCCGGTGGAGTTGCGGGAGGGGGTGCTGGCGCAGGCGCGCGCCACGGTCCGCCGCTACGCGGACTGA
- a CDS encoding DUF817 domain-containing protein: MAPRWQPLETVLERVEARGRAGRLLAQFTRFGLAQAGACAFAGCVFLGLGLSTVLPLPLARYDALLVYLAAVTAVFWALRLESGRELLAILGFHAVGLAFELFKVQMGSWAYPEPALTKIGGVPLYSGFMYAAVGSYVTRAWRLLDLRLTGYRRAATAVVAAVVYLNFFAHHWLPDLRALLAVAVLAVTWGTWVYFTVGRTRYRMPLALSFVLIGFFLWLAENLATLLGAWRYPDQAETWTMVSLSKFGSWTLLVTVSFVLVVAWKRRHALVEDAPAGQSA, encoded by the coding sequence GTGGCACCACGGTGGCAACCGCTGGAGACGGTGCTGGAGCGGGTCGAGGCACGCGGCCGGGCCGGACGGCTCCTCGCGCAGTTCACCCGTTTCGGCCTGGCCCAGGCGGGGGCGTGCGCGTTCGCGGGATGCGTCTTCCTCGGACTGGGCCTGTCCACGGTGCTGCCGCTGCCGCTCGCTCGCTACGACGCACTGCTGGTCTATCTGGCCGCGGTGACCGCCGTGTTCTGGGCACTGCGCCTGGAAAGCGGCCGGGAACTGCTGGCGATCCTCGGCTTCCACGCGGTCGGGCTCGCCTTCGAACTGTTCAAGGTGCAGATGGGCTCCTGGGCCTACCCCGAGCCCGCCCTCACCAAGATCGGCGGTGTCCCGCTGTACAGCGGGTTCATGTACGCGGCGGTCGGCAGCTACGTGACCCGCGCCTGGCGGCTGCTCGACCTGCGGCTCACCGGCTACCGGCGTGCCGCGACAGCGGTCGTGGCCGCCGTCGTCTACCTCAACTTCTTCGCCCACCACTGGCTGCCGGACCTGCGCGCCCTGCTCGCGGTGGCGGTGCTCGCGGTGACCTGGGGCACGTGGGTGTACTTCACGGTGGGACGGACCCGCTACCGGATGCCGCTGGCGCTGTCGTTCGTGCTCATCGGGTTCTTCCTGTGGCTCGCCGAGAACCTCGCCACCCTGCTGGGCGCCTGGCGCTACCCCGACCAGGCCGAGACCTGGACGATGGTCTCACTCAGCAAGTTCGGCTCCTGGACGCTGCTGGTGACCGTGTCGTTCGTGCTGGTGGTCGCCTGGAAACGACGGCACGCGCTGGTCGAGGACGCCCCGGCCGGTCAGTCCGCGTAG
- a CDS encoding RNA polymerase-binding protein RbpA, which yields MAERALRGTRLGATSYENDRNTDLAPRQEVTYDCPRGHRFAVTFASEAEIPATWECRFCGESALMVDGKQPEEKKTKPTRTHWDMLLERRSMEDLEEVLAERLELLRARRREEQKHMRSLSSERRSA from the coding sequence ATGGCCGAGCGAGCACTTCGCGGAACCCGACTCGGGGCGACCAGTTACGAGAACGACCGCAACACCGACCTGGCTCCGCGCCAGGAGGTCACCTACGACTGTCCTCGGGGCCATCGCTTCGCCGTCACCTTCGCCTCGGAAGCGGAGATCCCCGCGACCTGGGAGTGTCGTTTCTGCGGGGAGAGTGCGCTGATGGTCGACGGCAAGCAACCGGAGGAGAAGAAGACCAAGCCGACGCGCACCCACTGGGACATGCTGCTGGAGCGTCGCAGCATGGAGGACCTGGAGGAGGTTCTGGCCGAGCGGCTGGAACTGCTGCGCGCCCGGCGCCGCGAGGAGCAGAAGCACATGCGCTCCCTGTCCTCGGAGCGGCGCAGCGCCTGA
- a CDS encoding MFS transporter, whose amino-acid sequence MSTSTPASVPTPSDEARTRRSERRAWYMYDWAQSVFTTSVITVFLGPYLTALAEGGAGADGRISVFGWMITPASLYPYATSLSVLLQLVLLPALGAVADTSGRKRELLGVTAYLGAFSTMGLYFVHGDRYLLGAGLFVVANVAFGASIVVANSFLPDLASEDERDAVSSRGWAMGYLGGALLLTLNLVLFLGHESLGLEEGHAVRICMVSAGVWWAVFTVIPLARLRNRREGSLDAPVRRISVGRSFTQLWQTVKSLRAYPRTLLFLVAYVLFNDGIQTVIGFSATFADQALGLDQSVQIGTILMVQFVAFGGALLLGAIARRFGAKKTILGSLVVWTAVVAVAPVLQEGAAAQFFALGFFIAIVLGGTQALSRSLFSHLIPKGKEAEYFGLYEISDKGSAFLGALVLGVVLDATGGDYRLAILSMVVFFVLGFVLLLVIDIPAAIRAAGNRVPEKL is encoded by the coding sequence TTGTCCACCTCCACCCCGGCCTCCGTGCCCACCCCTTCCGACGAGGCGCGCACCCGCCGTTCCGAGCGGCGCGCCTGGTACATGTACGACTGGGCGCAGTCGGTCTTCACCACCTCCGTGATCACGGTCTTCCTCGGCCCCTACCTGACCGCGCTCGCCGAGGGCGGCGCCGGGGCCGACGGCCGGATCAGCGTGTTCGGCTGGATGATCACGCCCGCCTCGCTCTACCCCTACGCCACGTCCCTGTCGGTGCTGCTCCAGCTGGTGCTGCTGCCCGCGCTCGGGGCCGTCGCCGACACCAGCGGACGCAAGCGGGAACTGCTCGGGGTGACCGCCTACCTCGGCGCGTTCTCCACCATGGGCCTGTACTTCGTGCACGGGGACCGCTACCTGCTCGGCGCGGGCCTGTTCGTCGTCGCCAACGTCGCGTTCGGCGCCTCCATCGTGGTCGCCAACTCGTTCCTGCCCGACCTGGCCTCCGAGGACGAACGCGACGCGGTGTCCTCCCGCGGGTGGGCGATGGGCTACCTGGGCGGCGCCCTGCTGCTCACCCTCAACCTGGTGCTGTTCCTCGGGCACGAGAGCCTCGGCCTGGAGGAGGGGCACGCGGTGCGTATCTGCATGGTGTCGGCGGGCGTGTGGTGGGCGGTCTTCACCGTGATCCCGCTGGCCCGGCTGCGCAACCGGCGCGAGGGGTCGCTGGACGCCCCGGTGCGGAGGATCTCCGTGGGCCGCAGCTTCACGCAGCTGTGGCAGACCGTGAAGAGCCTGCGCGCCTACCCTCGCACCCTGCTGTTCCTGGTCGCCTACGTCCTGTTCAACGACGGCATCCAGACCGTCATCGGGTTCTCCGCGACCTTCGCCGACCAGGCTCTGGGGCTGGACCAGTCCGTGCAGATCGGCACCATTCTCATGGTGCAGTTCGTGGCGTTCGGCGGGGCGCTGCTGCTCGGCGCGATCGCCCGGCGCTTCGGTGCGAAGAAGACCATTCTGGGCAGTCTCGTGGTGTGGACCGCGGTGGTGGCGGTGGCGCCGGTGCTGCAGGAGGGCGCGGCCGCGCAGTTCTTCGCGTTGGGTTTCTTCATCGCGATCGTGCTGGGCGGCACGCAGGCGCTGTCGCGTTCGCTGTTCTCGCACCTCATCCCGAAGGGCAAGGAGGCGGAGTACTTCGGGTTGTACGAGATCAGCGACAAGGGGTCGGCCTTCCTGGGGGCGCTCGTGCTGGGTGTGGTGCTGGACGCCACCGGCGGCGACTACCGGCTGGCGATCCTGTCGATGGTCGTGTTCTTCGTCCTCGGTTTCGTCCTGCTGCTGGTCATCGACATTCCCGCGGCGATCCGCGCCGCGGGCAACCGGGTGCCCGAGAAGCTCTGA
- a CDS encoding serine/threonine protein kinase, giving the protein MARRTAEVNVGPLENGDPERIGRYRLIGRLGAGGMGQVYFGRSAAGRPVAVKRIHPHMAADQSFRERFAREVTAARRVSGAFTAPVIDADPDGEVPWLVTSYVPSLPLDQAVRDHGPLPEPSLRVLAASLAEALTEIHRVGLIHRDLKPGNVLLAEDGPRVIDFGIARATEGTAATQSIIGTPGFMSPEQIQGAPLTPKSDMFAYGAVLVYAAGGVGPFGEGAMPTMVMRVLQHEPDLSSVPATLRGLVAACLAKDERNRPGPGEVLDALGDVPAGSSWLPPVFMRGIQERVAQVNAALSGASPTADGGATAVLGSQSAGYSATEVLGDDQPTRAVPHGDGVDPQQRTSVLGAAPGPVDGLPPTAVHGQQTGAQTPPTAVYGQGHQAPPTAAMPPATPPSRDDAYADLYRGSPADEQRRREREELRRREALMRQQEEERRRAEELERQRYEEQRRREAELAHRERLRAEREYARRAHRPSRVADQPSLWSFVKLLPLLIIPIIQIPLGWGASIAWEWFATTEFYTGNGWYYPGLLTMDGFFQALYLGYFLLNNVVSAEYLVRCLRTGFVTGVMLAAAAILGTNCALWYFGFFG; this is encoded by the coding sequence ATGGCACGGCGCACAGCGGAGGTCAACGTGGGCCCCTTGGAGAACGGCGATCCGGAACGGATCGGCCGCTATCGGCTGATCGGACGACTGGGCGCCGGAGGCATGGGCCAGGTGTACTTCGGCCGCTCTGCGGCCGGCAGGCCGGTGGCCGTCAAGCGGATCCACCCGCACATGGCCGCCGACCAGTCGTTCCGGGAGCGGTTCGCCCGCGAGGTCACCGCGGCCCGCCGGGTCAGCGGCGCGTTCACCGCCCCGGTGATCGACGCCGACCCCGACGGCGAGGTGCCGTGGCTGGTCACCTCCTACGTCCCGTCGCTGCCGCTGGACCAGGCGGTGCGCGACCACGGCCCGCTGCCGGAGCCGAGCCTGCGGGTGCTGGCCGCGAGCCTGGCCGAGGCGCTCACCGAGATCCACCGGGTGGGGTTGATCCACCGCGACCTCAAGCCCGGCAACGTGCTGCTGGCCGAGGACGGGCCGCGGGTCATCGACTTCGGGATCGCCCGCGCCACCGAGGGCACCGCCGCCACCCAGTCGATCATCGGGACCCCCGGGTTCATGTCGCCCGAGCAGATCCAGGGCGCCCCGCTCACCCCCAAGAGCGACATGTTCGCCTACGGGGCGGTGCTGGTGTACGCGGCCGGCGGGGTCGGGCCGTTCGGCGAGGGCGCGATGCCCACCATGGTCATGCGGGTCCTGCAGCACGAACCGGACCTGTCGTCGGTGCCGGCGACGCTGCGCGGACTGGTGGCGGCCTGCCTGGCCAAGGACGAGCGGAACCGTCCGGGGCCCGGCGAGGTGCTGGACGCGCTCGGGGACGTGCCCGCGGGATCCTCCTGGCTGCCGCCGGTGTTCATGCGCGGCATCCAGGAGCGGGTCGCCCAGGTCAACGCGGCGCTGAGCGGGGCGTCGCCCACCGCCGACGGCGGCGCGACCGCCGTGCTGGGATCGCAGAGCGCCGGATACTCCGCGACGGAGGTGCTGGGCGACGACCAGCCCACCCGGGCCGTCCCCCACGGCGACGGCGTCGACCCGCAGCAGCGCACCTCGGTGCTGGGAGCGGCCCCCGGACCGGTCGACGGGCTGCCGCCGACCGCCGTCCACGGCCAGCAGACCGGGGCGCAGACCCCGCCCACCGCTGTCTACGGACAGGGCCACCAGGCGCCGCCGACCGCGGCGATGCCGCCCGCGACCCCGCCGTCCCGCGACGACGCCTACGCCGACCTGTACCGCGGCTCCCCCGCCGACGAGCAGCGCCGCCGCGAACGCGAGGAACTGCGCCGCCGCGAAGCACTGATGCGCCAGCAGGAGGAGGAGCGCCGCCGCGCCGAGGAACTGGAGCGGCAGCGCTACGAGGAGCAGCGCCGCCGCGAAGCCGAACTGGCCCACCGGGAACGGCTGCGCGCCGAACGCGAGTACGCCCGCCGCGCCCACCGCCCCTCCCGGGTCGCCGACCAGCCGAGCCTGTGGAGCTTCGTGAAACTGCTCCCGCTGCTGATCATCCCGATCATCCAGATCCCGCTGGGCTGGGGCGCCTCGATCGCCTGGGAGTGGTTCGCCACCACCGAGTTCTACACCGGCAACGGCTGGTACTACCCGGGACTGCTGACCATGGACGGGTTCTTCCAGGCGCTGTACCTCGGCTACTTCCTGCTCAACAACGTCGTGTCGGCGGAGTACCTGGTCCGCTGCCTGCGCACGGGCTTCGTGACCGGAGTGATGCTGGCCGCGGCCGCCATCCTGGGCACCAACTGCGCACTGTGGTACTTCGGGTTCTTCGGCTGA
- a CDS encoding glycerophosphodiester phosphodiesterase, with protein sequence MSDAYLASPVPIGLAHRGGWPTDPSGRVRTDLENTALAFEHAVRLGYRYLETDARATADGVLLAFHDPVLDRVTDRTGTVAELPYAQVARARVGGSEPIPLLEDLLGSLPEARFNIDVKDDSAVEPLRRVLRRTNAWHRVCVGSFSQARLERVRRTFDRPVALSSGPVDVLRLRAASLVPLLLPLARRDVSCVQIPLRHRGFPLVSRDLVAAAHRLGLQVHVWTVNDPALMERLLDVGVDGIVTDDVAALRRVLADRGLWPASPTSFPQ encoded by the coding sequence GTGAGTGACGCCTATCTCGCTTCCCCCGTCCCCATCGGCCTGGCCCACCGGGGCGGCTGGCCCACCGATCCGAGCGGGCGGGTCCGCACCGACCTGGAGAACACCGCGCTGGCCTTCGAGCACGCGGTGCGCCTGGGCTACCGCTATCTGGAGACGGACGCGCGCGCCACCGCCGACGGGGTGCTGCTGGCCTTCCACGACCCTGTCCTGGACCGCGTCACCGACCGCACGGGCACCGTCGCCGAGCTGCCCTACGCGCAGGTGGCCCGGGCCCGGGTCGGCGGCAGCGAGCCGATACCGCTGCTGGAGGACCTGCTGGGTTCGCTGCCCGAGGCGCGTTTCAACATCGACGTCAAGGACGACTCCGCGGTCGAGCCGCTGCGCCGGGTGCTGCGCCGCACCAACGCCTGGCACCGGGTGTGTGTCGGCTCCTTCAGCCAGGCCCGCCTGGAACGGGTACGCCGCACCTTCGACCGCCCGGTGGCCCTGTCCAGCGGTCCGGTGGACGTGCTGCGGCTGCGGGCCGCCTCCCTCGTCCCGCTGCTGCTGCCGCTGGCCCGCCGCGACGTCTCCTGCGTGCAGATCCCGTTGCGGCACCGGGGGTTCCCCCTGGTCTCCCGGGACCTGGTGGCGGCCGCGCACCGTCTGGGCCTGCAGGTGCACGTGTGGACCGTCAACGACCCCGCGCTGATGGAACGCCTGCTGGACGTGGGGGTGGACGGCATCGTCACCGACGACGTGGCCGCCCTGCGCCGCGTCCTGGCCGACCGGGGGCTGTGGCCCGCCTCCCCCACCTCCTTCCCGCAGTAG
- a CDS encoding Rv3235 family protein has protein sequence MTITADDHRHGRRKRRVPACPARRRVRPERDLPRFTQLVAEVLAGQRDPEQLRPWLSEGAHRSLLLRAGCYATRQRPRLRAVWLDGSQPGVAEVSGVVGYGERHRALALRVVYAEYRWLCTHIETDVR, from the coding sequence ATGACGATCACCGCGGACGACCACCGCCACGGGCGCCGGAAACGGCGCGTCCCCGCCTGTCCCGCCCGCCGCCGTGTCCGCCCCGAGCGGGACCTGCCGCGCTTCACCCAGCTCGTCGCCGAGGTGCTGGCCGGCCAGCGCGACCCCGAACAGCTGCGCCCGTGGCTGTCGGAGGGCGCCCACCGGAGCCTGCTGCTGCGGGCCGGCTGCTACGCGACGCGGCAGCGGCCCCGGCTGCGCGCGGTGTGGCTGGACGGCTCCCAACCGGGGGTCGCGGAGGTGAGCGGCGTCGTCGGCTACGGTGAGCGGCACCGCGCGCTGGCGCTGCGGGTGGTCTACGCCGAATACCGTTGGTTGTGCACGCACATCGAGACCGACGTGCGGTAG
- a CDS encoding cytochrome P450, producing MSTGTSRPRPTPAPRPLRARAVPLHTGTRRPDHPLPWEELRARFGAVAPVEITPGVPGWLLLGYHENLDALRDFDRFAATPDRWTTAPQQPREEENGSAPAAEGERHHRMRAPVVEGLRAVGGRRLTETARTLATSLVDRFAPRGRADLVADYAVPLPAMVLNSLFGLDERYGDLLARLCAARDGEDPATAARATADLHRYTTALVARRRADPGDDLVSQLLRHPVGLTDAEAAAALDTLVRTGVAPTAHLVGNALRLLLTRPEIAAAHRCGALPCTDFLDYVMWVDPPLQTLQARCPTRDVRIGGVDIRKGEPLVLGFAPAHADPTVRRGRTLDDLAGNRAHLMWGAGPHRCPAQELASGIAVTAVDTVVDRLGPVLDDPPHSLRRHAPPAVHAPAALPVRFSAEPAPSAPEPPPSRAGRRPPPVRTGRPRARGARYGAPEAADEAPAPTAAVRRARVGAPAPRTAGVRYHVPARQERRPDPLEGLLARWT from the coding sequence ATGAGCACCGGTACCAGCCGCCCCCGCCCCACGCCCGCACCCCGCCCCCTCCGCGCCCGGGCCGTCCCCCTCCACACGGGCACCCGCCGCCCTGACCACCCACTGCCGTGGGAGGAGCTGCGCGCCCGCTTCGGCGCGGTGGCCCCCGTGGAGATCACCCCGGGCGTGCCCGGCTGGCTGCTGCTCGGCTACCACGAGAACCTGGACGCGCTCCGCGACTTCGACCGCTTCGCCGCCACCCCCGACCGGTGGACCACGGCCCCGCAGCAACCACGGGAAGAGGAGAACGGCTCCGCCCCGGCGGCGGAGGGCGAACGCCACCACCGGATGCGCGCCCCCGTCGTCGAAGGACTGCGGGCCGTCGGCGGACGCCGCCTCACCGAGACCGCCAGGACGCTGGCGACCTCACTCGTCGACCGTTTCGCGCCCCGGGGCCGGGCCGACCTCGTCGCCGACTACGCCGTGCCGCTGCCCGCGATGGTGCTGAACTCCCTGTTCGGACTGGACGAACGGTACGGCGACCTGCTGGCCCGGCTGTGCGCCGCACGCGACGGAGAAGACCCCGCCACGGCCGCGCGCGCCACCGCCGACCTCCACCGCTACACCACCGCGCTGGTGGCACGCCGCCGCGCCGACCCCGGCGACGACCTCGTCTCCCAACTGCTGCGCCACCCCGTCGGACTCACCGACGCCGAGGCCGCCGCCGCACTGGACACGCTGGTGCGGACCGGGGTGGCCCCCACCGCGCACCTCGTCGGCAACGCGCTGCGGCTGCTGCTCACCCGGCCCGAGATCGCCGCGGCCCACCGGTGCGGGGCACTGCCCTGCACCGACTTCCTCGACTACGTGATGTGGGTCGACCCGCCGCTGCAGACCCTCCAGGCCCGCTGCCCCACCCGCGACGTGCGTATCGGCGGCGTCGACATCAGAAAAGGCGAGCCGCTGGTGCTGGGGTTCGCCCCCGCCCACGCCGACCCGACGGTCCGCCGCGGCCGCACCCTCGACGACCTCGCCGGAAACCGCGCCCACCTGATGTGGGGGGCCGGACCGCACCGCTGCCCCGCCCAGGAGCTGGCCTCCGGGATCGCCGTCACCGCCGTCGACACCGTCGTCGACCGCCTCGGCCCGGTCCTGGACGATCCGCCGCACAGCCTGCGCCGGCACGCCCCGCCGGCGGTACACGCACCGGCGGCGCTGCCGGTGCGCTTCTCCGCCGAACCGGCCCCCTCCGCACCGGAGCCGCCCCCCTCCCGCGCCGGGCGGCGACCGCCGCCGGTGCGGACCGGCCGCCCTCGGGCCCGGGGCGCCCGCTACGGCGCCCCCGAGGCCGCCGACGAGGCCCCCGCTCCGACGGCCGCTGTCCGCCGCGCCCGCGTCGGCGCCCCCGCACCCCGGACGGCCGGCGTGCGCTACCACGTCCCCGCCCGGCAGGAGAGGCGCCCCGACCCCCTGGAGGGACTGCTCGCCCGCTGGACGTGA
- a CDS encoding zinc-dependent alcohol dehydrogenase yields the protein MRAVVWHGVGDIRVEDVAEPTIQDPQDAIVQITTSAICGTDLHLLRGTMPGMEPGTIMGHEGVGVVTEVGPGVRNFRPGDRVVVPSTIGCGVCSYCRAGYFAQCDNANPGGRRAGTAFFGGPRSTGAFQGMQAERVRVPYANVGLVGLPDRVSDEEGILLSDMFPTGWFGARLAEITSGDTVAVFGCGPVGLFTILSAWQQGAGRVLAVDGVPSRLEQARSLHAEVIDYNSEDPVATLVELTGGIGPDRVIDAVGVDAQQPDRGTAAASETDVHRLEKEHAATVPSARTGDEQTVGGGGAQALRWAVDAVAKAGTVAVVGNYPPNADAFPIGMAVTKNLTLNAGSCNHRKYIPTLLDMVASQQIDITSVLTQEEPITGDVLRAYEAFDRHEPGWTKVALTTV from the coding sequence ATGAGAGCCGTGGTGTGGCACGGAGTGGGGGACATCCGGGTGGAGGACGTCGCTGAACCGACCATCCAGGACCCCCAGGACGCGATCGTCCAGATCACCACCAGCGCGATCTGCGGCACCGACCTGCACCTGCTGCGCGGCACGATGCCGGGCATGGAACCGGGCACGATCATGGGCCACGAGGGGGTGGGGGTGGTCACCGAGGTCGGCCCCGGGGTACGCAACTTCCGCCCCGGCGACCGGGTGGTGGTCCCCTCCACGATCGGCTGCGGGGTGTGCAGCTACTGCCGCGCCGGCTACTTCGCCCAGTGCGACAACGCCAACCCGGGCGGCCGCCGCGCCGGAACAGCGTTCTTCGGCGGCCCCCGGTCGACGGGCGCCTTCCAGGGGATGCAGGCCGAACGCGTCCGGGTGCCCTACGCCAACGTGGGCCTGGTGGGGCTGCCCGACCGGGTCAGCGACGAGGAGGGCATCCTGCTGTCCGACATGTTCCCCACCGGCTGGTTCGGCGCCCGACTCGCCGAGATCACCAGCGGCGACACCGTGGCGGTCTTCGGCTGCGGACCGGTGGGCCTGTTCACGATCCTGAGCGCCTGGCAGCAGGGCGCGGGCCGCGTGCTGGCCGTCGACGGAGTGCCCAGCCGCCTGGAGCAGGCACGCAGCCTGCACGCCGAGGTCATCGACTACAACTCCGAGGACCCGGTGGCCACCCTGGTGGAACTGACCGGCGGCATCGGCCCCGACCGGGTGATCGACGCGGTGGGCGTGGACGCGCAGCAGCCCGACCGCGGCACCGCGGCCGCCTCCGAGACCGACGTGCACCGCCTGGAGAAGGAGCACGCGGCCACGGTGCCCAGCGCCCGCACCGGCGACGAGCAGACCGTCGGCGGCGGGGGAGCCCAGGCCCTGCGGTGGGCCGTGGACGCGGTGGCCAAGGCCGGGACGGTGGCGGTCGTCGGGAACTACCCGCCGAACGCCGACGCCTTCCCGATCGGCATGGCCGTGACCAAGAACCTGACCCTCAACGCGGGCAGCTGCAACCACCGCAAGTACATCCCCACGCTGCTGGACATGGTCGCCTCACAGCAGATCGACATCACCTCGGTGCTCACCCAGGAGGAGCCCATCACCGGCGACGTCCTGCGCGCCTACGAGGCGTTCGACCGGCACGAGCCGGGCTGGACCAAGGTGGCGCTCACCACCGTGTGA
- a CDS encoding HAD-IIA family hydrolase encodes MDMDGVLVWEEHLVPGADQFVAELRANGTRFMVLTNNSIYTPRDLRARLLRSGLDIPEESIWTSALATARFLQEQRPGGSAYVIGESGLTTALHNAGYILTERDPDYVVLGETRTYSFEAITRAIRLVESGARFIATNPDEKGPSREGSLPATGAVAALIERATGRAPYYVGKPNPLMMRSALRTLGTHSENTVMIGDRMDTDVRSGLEAGMQTILVLSGISDSTTAELFPYRPTAVYGSVADLVGHSHDPFTAQPPTA; translated from the coding sequence ATGGACATGGACGGCGTGCTCGTGTGGGAGGAGCACCTCGTCCCCGGGGCCGACCAGTTCGTCGCGGAACTGCGCGCCAACGGCACCCGCTTCATGGTGCTGACCAACAACTCCATCTACACGCCGCGGGACCTGCGCGCCCGGCTGCTGCGCAGCGGACTGGACATCCCCGAGGAGTCCATCTGGACCTCGGCGCTGGCCACCGCACGCTTCCTCCAGGAACAGCGGCCCGGCGGGTCGGCCTACGTCATCGGGGAGTCGGGACTGACCACCGCGCTGCACAACGCCGGGTACATCCTGACCGAACGCGACCCCGACTACGTGGTGCTGGGGGAGACCCGCACCTACAGCTTCGAGGCGATCACCCGCGCCATCCGGCTGGTGGAGAGCGGCGCCCGGTTCATCGCCACCAACCCCGACGAGAAGGGACCCAGCCGCGAGGGGTCGCTCCCGGCGACCGGGGCGGTCGCCGCCCTCATCGAGAGGGCCACCGGACGCGCCCCCTACTACGTGGGCAAACCCAACCCGCTGATGATGCGTTCGGCGCTGCGCACCCTGGGCACCCACTCGGAGAACACCGTGATGATCGGCGACCGCATGGACACCGACGTGCGCTCCGGGCTGGAGGCGGGCATGCAGACCATCCTGGTGCTGAGCGGGATCTCCGACTCCACCACCGCGGAACTCTTCCCCTACCGGCCCACCGCCGTCTACGGATCAGTGGCCGACCTGGTCGGACACAGCCACGACCCCTTCACCGCGCAGCCCCCCACCGCCTGA